The Pseudomonas chlororaphis subsp. piscium genome contains the following window.
CATGTATGGCGGTATCGTTGCGGTGCCTTTGATCGTCGGCCAGGCTGCCGGCCTGGCACCGGCGGACATCGGCTTGCTGATCGCGGCGTCGTTGTTCGCCGGCGGCCTGGCGACTCTCCTGCAAACCCTCGGCCTGCCGTTTTTCGGTTGTCAGCTGCCGCTGGTCCAAGGTGTGTCCTTCTCGGGTGTGGCGACCATGGTGGCGATTGTCAGCAGTGGGGGCGAAGGAGGCTTCCAGTCGATCCTCGGGGCGGTGATCGCCGCCTCGTTGATCGGTCTGCTGATCACTCCGGTATTTTCACGCATCACCCAGTTCTTTCCGCCGCTGGTCACGGGCATTGTGATCACCACCATCGGTCTGACCCTGATGCCAGTGGCCGCGCGCTGGGCCATGGGTGGCAACAGCCATGCGGAAAACTTCGGCAGCATGGCCAATATCGGCCTGGCGGCGATCACCCTGGTCCTGGTGTTGCTGCTGAGCAAGATCGGCAGCGCGACCATCTCCCGCCTGTCGATCCTGCTGGCGATGGTGGTGGGGACGATCATCGCGGTGTTCCTGGACATGGCCGATTTCTCCATGGTCACCCAGGGGCCGATGTTCGGCTTTCCAGCGCCGTTTCATTTCGGCATGCCGACCTTCCATGTCGCCGCCATCCTGTCGATGTGCATCGTGGTCATGGTGACCCTGGTGGAGACCTCGGCCGACATCCTTGCGGTGGGTGAGATCATCGATACCAAGGTCGACTCCAAGCGCCTGGGCAACGGCCTGCGCGCCGACATGCTGTCGAGCATGATCGCGCCAATCTTCGGTTCCTTCACCCAGAGCGCCTTTGCCCAGAACGTCGGGCTGGTGGCGGTGACCGGGATCAAGAGCCGCTACGTGGTGGCTACCGGCGGGGTGTTCCTGGTGATCCTCGGCCTGCTGCCGTTCATGGGGCGGGTGATTGCCGCGGTGCCGACCTCGGTGCTCGGCGGTGCCGGTATCGTGCTGTTCGGCACCGTGGCAGCCAGCGGTATCCGGACCCTGTCCAAGGTCGACTACCGCAACAACGTCAACCTGATCATTGTCGCCACCTCGATCGGCTTCGGCATGATTCCCATCGCCGCGCCGAACTTCTACGACCACTTCCCGAGCTGGTTCGCCACCATCTTCCATTCCGGCATCAGCTCGTCGGCGATCATGGCCATCGTGCTGAACCTGACCTTCAACCACTTCACCCTGGGCAACTCGGACCAGCAATCGGTGTTCGCCGTGGCGTCCGAGCGCACCCTGCGCTACCAGGACCTGGCGGTGTTGCGCGAGGGTGATTATTTCAGCGGCGGCAAGCTGCACGATGCCGAGGGTAACGAGATCCCGGTGGTGGATACGTCCCATGGCGAGCATTCTCCAGCTGCCCATCAGCCCTCGGCCCATGCCACGGGCGCGGTCGAAATCAGCAAGGTCTAGGGCTGAGTCGCCAGGCTGGACGCAATCGGTCCAGGCCTGGCGGCTAGCTACTCCGTGACCCGGTCCGGCAGTCCTTGCCGGACCAGCGACAAGGCGAACACCACCACCACGGCGGCCGCCACCGACAGCGTCAAAGGCAGGCCGTGGGCGCCACCGCTCATGGCTGCACCGCTGAGCAGTGGGCCCAGCAGGCTGCCGATCCCCCACAACAATCCTGCGCTGGCGTTAGCCGTGACCAGGTCGGGGCCGCTGAACGCCTGGCCGATCAGGATGATCGCCAGGGTATACACCCCGCCGGCCGCCGCGCCGAGTATCACCAGGCTCGGCCAGAGCAGCGCCGGGTAGTTCATCAACAGTGGCAGCCCCAGGCCGATCACCAACGACGCCACGCCGCAGCCCAGGTAGATGGCGGCGCGTCCGGCCTTGTCCGACAGCCAGCCCAGGGGAAACTGGAACGCCGCATCCCCCAGCAGAATGATGCTGACCATCAGCGCCGCGAGCTTGATGGCGTAGCCGTGAGTCGCGGCGTAGACCGGAAACAGCGAGAGAATCACCGTATCGAAGAAGGCGAAGAACAGGATGCCCACGCACAGCGCCGGCGCCACCCGGATAAAACCCAGTACCGAGAAGCTCTGGTTCTCGGCATGTCCGGCGACAGGGCGCTGGCGTGGCAGGGTCAGCCAGATCACCGCAATGGCCAGCAGGTAGCCCGCGCTGACGCTGGCGATCACTGCCGGACCCTCGGTGCCGAGCAGGGCCACCAGGCCGGGGCCAATCATTTGGAACACCGTGAAGCAGGTGGTGTAGACCGCAATCACTCGCCCGCGCACGGTGTCCGCGGCCATCTCGTTGACCCAGGTTTCTCCCAGAATGATGATCAGTCCGGCGCCGAAGCCCATGACGATCCGCGCCAGCCCCAGGCCGGTCAGGCTGATCCCGGGGATTTCCAGGGCGCCGATGCTGAGGGCGCACAGGCTGAAGCACAGCAGGTAGATCTGCCGGCGGCTGAGCCTCTGGCACAGGCCGTTCACCAGGAAAGCCGACAGCATCATGCCGGCGGCGGGGAGGGCCGACATGATGCCGATCTGGGTGTTCGAGGCGCCGGCCTGATACAGGCGCAAGGCAATGACCGGCACGGTGGAGCCGATGCTCAGGCCGACAATCGAGATGCCGAGGATCAGCGCGGCCAACAGGGTTTTGTTCATAAAAGACACCTGCGCCCGATGGATCGGGCGCTCAAAGACGGTTTGCTGTGGCGCGGCGCTTTGGTTCGGGCAGGGTTCCGGTTCGGCATACGCAGGCGTAGGCCGGGTCAGGATGCTGCGGTGCAAAGCGCTGGATGGATCGATGCGCGGCAGACAAGGTCCGCGGCGGCATCAGGTCCGCGCCGGGTTCGGGCGCAACGCTGGGGTTCAGGCGTGAGGGGAGAAGGTGAAGGCGAACAGCACGCTGCGGCGGCGTCGATTGATCGCGCAGTCGGATTGCGACACCGCGAAGGTCTGCGATGGGCTCATCGAGAGAGAACTGTGATGGGACTGTGCGGGGAGAAACATGGGTCGTGACGGCTGGCGTGAGAAGGGGCACAGCCTACTTGAGGTGCTGGCATCAGGCAATCGGAGGCAGGCTAGAGTCGGGCGCGGCACAAACGCGTATCCACATGCTGGTCTGGCATGCGGTGAATCGATCTTGGGGGAGGGTGACGCTGAACTGATTCGCCGCAGGAGCAGGGCGCTCCTGAAAGTGTTGCTGGCCAATCAGTGTAGGAATATGGCTCCACGACCTGGACTCGAACCAGGGACCCAGTGATTAACAGTCACTTGCTCTACCAACTGAGCTATCGCGGAATGCGGCGTATCTTACTGATTAAAAAGGAGAAGTCAAGCATCCAAAAACAAAGTTTCGCTTGGGTGGGCTTGCTTGGTCCTGGTCATGACGCCAATCCGCGGCTATTTGGCCGTAGGCGGTTACCGGAACCGCGGCACAGGTCTACCATGGCGCCCCGGCAGTGGTTTCACGCGCTCCCGGCTTCCAGCCGAAAAGGTAACGCTTATGACCCTGTTCAAGTTTTTATCCGCCGTAGTGCTTGCCCTGTCGCCTCTGTCTGAGGAGGTTTTATGAGCATCGAGCAGATCAGCCTACCCAAAGGCGTCGGTCCCCAGGCCATGAAACTGTGGGACGCCATTACCCAGGCCGGATCGGCCGCTGAATTGAACCGTGCGGGTGGCAAGGCCGAGGGTTTTGTCCTGGGGCTGGAAAGCACCAAGGCCATCAAGAGTCAGGTCGCCGAGTCGCTGTATGTGGCCTTCGATGATGCCGCCAGCCAGCGCGGCGCTGAACTGGCCGGTTGAGCGGGCTTAACCGCCGAAGGTGAAGGTGCCCAGCATGAACTTCGCGGCCAGCGAGGTGACGGCCAGTTGCACCAGCCACAGCGCCAGGCCGCCGAAAAACACTCCCAGGGCAATTTGCAGGACCAGGTTCTTTTCGCGTTTCGGCGGGCGGGGGAAGTGCTCCAGTTCGTCGCGGTCGGCGCGCAGGTCGTCGTGTCTCATGGGAAATTCTCGATATGGGGAAGATGGGTTCAGTCTAGTGGGCATCGGGCCGGCGAGGGCGGCCCACAAAAAAGGGGGGAAGCCTTCAGGCTTCCCCCCTTTTCATTCACCGCGCGTGGCTCAGATCACCTGGATGATGGCCTTGGTCACGACGTCGATGTTGCTCTGGTTCAGCGCGGCCACGCAGATGCGGCCGGTGTCCAGGGCGTAGATGCCGAACTCGTTGCGCAGGCGCGTCACTTGTTCGACGGTCAGGCCGGAGTAGGAGAACATGCCGCGCTGACGGGCGACGAAGCTGAAGTCGCGCTGTGGCGCGCCCTTGGCCAGCAGGTCGACCATCTGCAGGCGCATGCCGCGGATCCGCAGGCGCATTTCGGCCAGTTCGGCTTCCCACTGGGCGCGCAGTTCCGGGCTGTTGAGCACGGCGGCGACGATGCTTGCGCCGTGGGTCGGCGGGTTGGAGTAGTTGGTGCGGATCACGCGTTTGACTTGCGACAGCACGCGCGCGCTTTCTTCTTTCGACTCGCTGACGATCGACAGGGCGCCAACGCGCTCGCCGTACAGCGAGAAGGACTTGGAGAACGAGCTGGAGACGAAGAAGGTCAGGCCCGATTCGGCGAACAGGCGCACGGCGGCGGCGTCTTCGGCGATGCCGTCACCAAAGCCCTGGTAGGCCATGTCGAGGAACGGCACCAGGTTTTTCGCCTTGATCACCTGCAGTACGTTTTTCCAGTCTTCCGGGCTCAGGTCGACGCCGGTCGGGTTGTGGCAGCAGGCGTGCAGGACCACGATCGACTGGGCTGGTAGCGCATTCAGGTCTTCCAGCAGGCCGACGCGGTTCACGTCGTGGGTGGCGGCGTCGTAGTAACGGTAGTTCTGCACCGGGAAGCCGGCGGTTTCGAACAGCGCGCGGTGGTTTTCCCAGCTTGGATCGCTGATGGCCACGACCGCGTCAGGCAGCAGCTGCTTGAGGAAGTCGGCGCCGATCTTCAGCGCGCCGGTACCGCCGACGGCCTGGGTGGTGACCACGCGACCGGCGGCCAGCAGCGGCGAGTCGTTGCCGAACAGCAGCTTCTGCACGGCCTGGTCGTAGGCGGCGATACCGTCGATCGGCAGGTAGCCACGGGAGGCATGTTGAGCGGCGCGGATCGTCTCGGCTTCGACAACGGCGCGCAGGAGTGGAATTCGCCCCTCCTCGTTGCAGTAAACACCGACCCCCAGGTTGACCTTATTGGTACGGGTATCGGCGTTGAATGCTTCGTTGA
Protein-coding sequences here:
- a CDS encoding nucleobase:cation symporter-2 family protein, whose protein sequence is MKTPSVSPQRPEDENLGLGANMAYGLQHVLTMYGGIVAVPLIVGQAAGLAPADIGLLIAASLFAGGLATLLQTLGLPFFGCQLPLVQGVSFSGVATMVAIVSSGGEGGFQSILGAVIAASLIGLLITPVFSRITQFFPPLVTGIVITTIGLTLMPVAARWAMGGNSHAENFGSMANIGLAAITLVLVLLLSKIGSATISRLSILLAMVVGTIIAVFLDMADFSMVTQGPMFGFPAPFHFGMPTFHVAAILSMCIVVMVTLVETSADILAVGEIIDTKVDSKRLGNGLRADMLSSMIAPIFGSFTQSAFAQNVGLVAVTGIKSRYVVATGGVFLVILGLLPFMGRVIAAVPTSVLGGAGIVLFGTVAASGIRTLSKVDYRNNVNLIIVATSIGFGMIPIAAPNFYDHFPSWFATIFHSGISSSAIMAIVLNLTFNHFTLGNSDQQSVFAVASERTLRYQDLAVLREGDYFSGGKLHDAEGNEIPVVDTSHGEHSPAAHQPSAHATGAVEISKV
- a CDS encoding MFS transporter, giving the protein MNKTLLAALILGISIVGLSIGSTVPVIALRLYQAGASNTQIGIMSALPAAGMMLSAFLVNGLCQRLSRRQIYLLCFSLCALSIGALEIPGISLTGLGLARIVMGFGAGLIIILGETWVNEMAADTVRGRVIAVYTTCFTVFQMIGPGLVALLGTEGPAVIASVSAGYLLAIAVIWLTLPRQRPVAGHAENQSFSVLGFIRVAPALCVGILFFAFFDTVILSLFPVYAATHGYAIKLAALMVSIILLGDAAFQFPLGWLSDKAGRAAIYLGCGVASLVIGLGLPLLMNYPALLWPSLVILGAAAGGVYTLAIILIGQAFSGPDLVTANASAGLLWGIGSLLGPLLSGAAMSGGAHGLPLTLSVAAAVVVVFALSLVRQGLPDRVTE
- a CDS encoding amino acid aminotransferase encodes the protein MSLFSAVEMAPRDPILGLNEAFNADTRTNKVNLGVGVYCNEEGRIPLLRAVVEAETIRAAQHASRGYLPIDGIAAYDQAVQKLLFGNDSPLLAAGRVVTTQAVGGTGALKIGADFLKQLLPDAVVAISDPSWENHRALFETAGFPVQNYRYYDAATHDVNRVGLLEDLNALPAQSIVVLHACCHNPTGVDLSPEDWKNVLQVIKAKNLVPFLDMAYQGFGDGIAEDAAAVRLFAESGLTFFVSSSFSKSFSLYGERVGALSIVSESKEESARVLSQVKRVIRTNYSNPPTHGASIVAAVLNSPELRAQWEAELAEMRLRIRGMRLQMVDLLAKGAPQRDFSFVARQRGMFSYSGLTVEQVTRLRNEFGIYALDTGRICVAALNQSNIDVVTKAIIQVI